Proteins encoded in a region of the Leishmania donovani BPK282A1 complete genome, chromosome 14 genome:
- a CDS encoding RNA editing 3' terminal uridylyl transferase 1, producing the protein MSKYSLLFNQGTKDGTDASGSSGGRTSSSAQTSTTNASSPVLLDSAVPSPATATPPRRRLIRRRRGCVGAAEASLSLPEPPQQPQQEEHENVISDSVHHGSSSGISESDSNVLATSGGGSVTSATPDIAFKVPSPPVASASPSLEGTAALESDGDVAIDDMIKDQEGNSDGSTGATSAAAAGHVMRSDGDSPLSGGGPDPLLPAASCSAASQHIPPRLFTCDMCLHYVSTSYEALEQHALEQHGDALADYTRLRSVAEKLVPVWGEVLQRKASVVQQWGERIFAVAVQRDAGAEKMAEAHRARAQLELVVQRWHPRAKVFIFGSSVAFGVWDGISDIDFTVVDVEELEAGTWPPSEKNAVRSITELLRRAGFSFINLEPISHARVPIIKHHASLPIRLTDEQRHRLHEEARQSAAAVDLSTAESLASSSPSSAQEAPAERGHTQLEAELIIARSVRYSLNLPAGPPDSAILEASIRLAVGSAAVQQVWWNRTRDMCCMTFDTTTNAVKASTCPLHFTSAGMRARVQPLHEECRPELYGMDFDLSFRAFGIRNSHLLRRYLLSHPCARPGALVLKDWSKTSGVNNSVNGYLTSYAINIMWIYYLVHRGVIPYVCPARDIPASLRRNVDADPQYAAMVDPAWTPEERAAMETQAGELLLGFFYYYAFEFDWANHVVSLNRPGVTTKAALGWDVEDVAQASGPVPHFSVTGWQHQHNLAGAEGQHGDLHGGAAPAASQTRSSAGHEGMIASNASMSARRSRTTTRYSFCIEDPYEENLNLGRHMGVTKTLRVQTELYRGLLSLLKDDLQHCCVFAASANSAGSTDSNGSTVSGAAEPATPAAKTSAEPTELPVRVLYKLMAVSTRELAMARRRHSATVTAGAEFPGVPLSGLEAAFLVQAPTEWKLATQVWNKHQLLHRLGLKLHAREYVLPRREVGVRRLASKAPPGVVLASTPEPTFTAEEAAAAAAEGKRAPSSTEHAPISSAEVTQMNQAFLGALPARRLPEDLLLAMTKGYSCLTPSWVAWTKPWAALSAWWTDRLHSPSTPPQSEDPLASGASGQGGASPSLPPGAPRHISAVPEKSAGAMHQTRTQLRRHVVAETASVSAGRRALRMLFR; encoded by the coding sequence ATGAGCAAGTACTCTCTGTTGTTCAATCAAGGCACCAAAGATGGTACCGACGCCTccggcagcagtggtggtCGCACTAGCTCATCGGCGCAGACTAGCACCACGAATGCTAGCAGCCCGGTTCTCTTGGATTCGGCCGTGCCATCTCCGGCAACTGCGActccaccgcggcgccgcctgatccgccgccgtcgcggctgtgttggcgcagcagaagcgtCGTTATCGTTGCCTGAGCCGcctcagcagccgcagcaggaggagcatGAGAATGTGATCAGCGACTCGGTGCAtcatggcagcagcagtggcattTCAGAGAGCGATTCGAATGTGCTGGCCACGTCTGGCGGTGGTTCTGTTACGTCTGCCACGCCGGACATCGCTTTTAAGGTTCCATCACCGCCCGTGgcgtcagcgtcgccgtcTTTGGAGGGCACTGCTGCGCTAGAATCGGACGGTGACGTGGCGATAGATGACATGATAAAGGACCAGGAAGGCAACAGCGACGGGAGCACGGGCGCAACtagcgcggcagccgcaggaCACGTTATGAGGTCTGATGGCGACTCTCCtctcagcggcggtggccctGACCCTCTGCTGCCTGCCGCCTCATGCTCGGCTGCGTCCCAACACATCCCGCCGCGTCTCTTTACGTGTGACATGTGTTTGCACTACGTCTCCACCTCTTACGAGgccctcgagcagcacgcgctcgaGCAGCATGGCGACGCGTTGGCCGACTACACCCGTctgcgcagcgtcgcagaAAAGCTGGTGCCAGTGTGGGGTGAAGTTCTGCAGCGGAAGGCGTCTGTCGTCCAGCAATGGGGTGAGAGGATCTTCGCCGTTGCCGTGCAGCGCGATGCGGGGGCGGAGAAGATGGCCGAAGCTCACCGGGCAAGGGCGCAGCTGGAACTAGTCGTGCAGCGCTGGCACCCGCGGGCGAAGGTGTTCATCTTTGGCAGCTCCGTCGCATTTGGTGTGTGGGACGGCATCTCTGACATCGACTTTACCGTCGTGGACGTCGAGGAGTTGGAGGCGGGGACGTGGCCGCCTTCAGAGAAGAacgcggtgcgcagcatcacagagctgctgcgccgcgccggcttCTCCTTCATCAACCTGGAGCCGATCAGCCACGCACGAGTGCCGATCATTAAGCACCACGCTTCGCTGCCGATCCGACTGACCGATgaacagcggcaccgcctgcaTGAAGAGGCGCGGCAATCCGCGGCGGCAGTAGATCTGTCGACGGCAGAGTCGCtcgcgtcgtcgtccccgTCGAGTGCGCAAGAGGCGCCAGCTGAGAGGGGCCACACACAGCTCGAGGCGGAGCTCATAATTGCGCGCAGCGTGCGTTACTCGCTCAACTTGCCGGCAGGGCCGCCCGACAGCGCCATCCTTGAGGCGAGCATTCGGCTGGCTGTGGGGTCGGCAGCTGTTCAGCAGGTGTGGTGGAACCGCACGCGCGACATGTGCTGCATGACGTTTGATACGACAACGAACGCCGTCAAGGCCTCAACGTGCCCGCTGCACTTTACGTCGGCTGGCATGCGAGCACgggtgcagccgctgcacgaGGAGTGCCGGCCTGAGCTGTACGGTATGGATTTTGACCTCAGTTTCCGCGCATTCGGCATCCGCAACTcgcacctgctgcggcgctacCTGCTCAGCCACCCATGCGCGCGACCCGGTGCTCTGGTACTGAAGGACTGGTCCAAGACGAGCGGCGTCAACAACTCGGTCAACGGATATCTGACAAGCTATGCCATCAACATTATGTGGATCTACTACCTCGTGCATCGCGGCGTCATTCCATACGTGTGCCCGGCGCGCGACATCcctgcgtcgctgcggcgcaacgTCGACGCCGACCCACAGTACGCGGCTATGGTCGACCCGGCGTGGACGCCTGAGGAGCGTGCCGCCATGGAGACGCAGGCAGGTGAGTTGCTGCTCGGCTTCTTCTACTATTACGCTTTCGAGTTCGACTGGGCCAATCACGTCGTCTCGCTGAACCGCCCAGGAGTGACGACGAAGGCCGCGCTTGGCTGGGACGTGGAggacgtggcgcaggcgagcGGCCCTGTGCCGCACTTTAGCGTCACTGGCTGGCAGCATCAGCACAACCTCGCCGGTGCGGAGGGGCAACACGGCGATTTACACGGTGGGGCCGCTCCGGCTGCCTCTCAGACAAGATCATCAGCAGGGCACGAAGGGATGATTGCCAGCAACGCGAGCATGTCAGCCCGCCGTAGCCGCACGACGACACGCTACTCCTTCTGCATTGAAGATCCGTACGAGGAAAACCTCAACCTTGGGCGGCACATGGGCGTCACCAAGACGCTGCGCGTCCAGACAGAGCTCTACCGCGgcctgctgtcgctgctcaaAGATGATCTGCAGCACTGCTGTGTGTTCGCGGCTAGCGCGAACTCGgccggcagcaccgacagcaaCGGTTCTACGGTTAGTGGTGCCGCTGAGCCTGCAACGCCGGCAGCCAAGACCTCTGCCGAACCCACGgagctgccggtgcgcgtgctATACAAGCTTATGGCAGTCTCGACCCGCGAACTCGCCATGGCGCGCAGGCGACATTCTGCCACTGTCACTGCCGGTGCCGAGTTCCCCGGTGTTCCGCTCAGCGGCCTCGAGGCCGCCTTTCTGGTGCAGGCGCCGACCGAGTGGAAGCTGGCGACACAGGTGTGGAACAAGCATCAGTTACTGCACCGGCTCGGGCTGAAGCTGCACGCCAGAGAGTACGTGCTGCCTCGGCGGGAGGTCGGCGTGCGGCGCTTGGCCTCCAAGGCACCGCCGGGGGTGGTGCTGGCAAGCACACCCGAGCCGACGTTCACtgccgaggaggccgccgccgctgctgcggagggTAAGCGAGCACCATCTTCAACTGAGCACGCCCCGATCTCCAGTGCAGAGGTTACACAGATGAATCAGGCGTTTCTCGGCGCCTTACCCGCACGCCGCCTACCAGAGGACCTGCTGCTGGCCATGACGAAGGGGTATTCTTGCCTGACCCCCAGCTGGGTCGCATGGACGAAGCCGTGGGCGGCATTGTCAGCGTGGTGGACCGACCGCCTACACAGCCCaagcacgccgccgcagagcgaGGACCCACTTGCATCCGGAGCATCCGGACAGGGAGGTGCCAGCCCTTCTCTACCTCCCGGTGCGCCGCGACACATCTCTGCGGTGCCAGAGAAATCGGCGGGGGCGATGCACCAGACGCGAACGCAACTGCGGCGACACGTAGTGGCTGAGACAGCAAGTGTGTCGGCTGGCCGTCGAGCACTGCGCATGCTGTTTCGCTGA